The following proteins are co-located in the Pyxicephalus adspersus chromosome Z, UCB_Pads_2.0, whole genome shotgun sequence genome:
- the CYP21A2 gene encoding steroid 21-hydroxylase, whose amino-acid sequence MFDLGHSDLPRHLLHLSQKYGPIFRLSFWGKDIVVLNSVGLIREALIKNWADFAGRPKSYTDLNMTISLLGINNSLANKCMVCEILGKCCGIRLEYRCRDVGPFIETIQRAVLCLPCDSGDLISFGGKDVSLGDYTAVWKVQRRLTHLALQKRVRRGLDNLLEEEARKLCQDFRKRLGDPIDVAEEFSMRTCRVIAVMTFGTECELSDPAFQEIHQCISNVVKLFEAPAVNVLDFIPILRKLPNGALNRLLKATEKRDHFVNVQMEKHKRDPPTEECQEVILDEMLRFLKEKSKDGGRDSSELTQEHLHMAAVDLFIGGTETTASILTWTVAFLLHYPEVVAGYIIPKGTTVIPNIFAAHHDKSIWQNPEQFCPERFLSNSEVTSTTRSLLAFSMGARLCIGESLARMEIFYFLAHLLKDFSFSPASPNLLPNLQGIFGINLRCHPFLVLALPRETLIIPPDTC is encoded by the exons ACATCGTTGTGTTGAACAGCGTCGGGTTAATCCGTGAAGCTCTCATCAAGAACTGGGCTGATTTTGCTGGGAGACCCAAGAGCTACACTG ACCTTAATATGACCATTTCACTCCTTGGCATTAACAATTCCTTAGCCAACAAATGTATGGTTTGTGAGATACTAGGAAAGTGTTGTGGTATACGCTTGGAATATCGGTGTAGAGACGTTGGGCCATTCATTGAAACCATCCAACGTGCA GTTTTGTGTCTCCCCTGTGATTCAGGTGACCTGATATCTTTTGGTGGAAAGGATGTGTCACTGGGGGACTACACCGCCGTCTGGAAGGTACAGAGACGTCTCACACATTTGGCCCTACAGAAAAGAGTGCGCCGTGGCCTGGACAACCTGCTGGAGGAGGAGGCCAGGAAGCTGTGTCAG GATTTCCGCAAGCGACTTGGGGATCCGATAGATGTAGCTGAGGAGTTCTCTATGCGCACATGTAGGGTGATTGCAGTTATGACATTTGGAACCGAG TGTGAGCTCTCAGATCCGGCATTTCAGGAGATCCATCAATGTATATCTAATGTTGTGAAATTATTTGAGGCTCCAGCTGTCAATGTGTTGGACTTTATCCCAATTCTCAGG aaactccCAAATGGAGCCTTAAACCGTCTCCTAAAGGCTACAGAGAAAAGAGATCACTTTGTGAACGTTCAGATGGAGAAGCATAAG CGTGATCCCCCTACGGAAGAATGTCAGGAAGTCATATTGGATGAAATGCTGCgctttttaaaggaaaagagCAAGGATGGAGGCAGGGACTCCTCCGAACTGACACAAGAACACTTACACATGGCTGCAGTAGATCTATTCATTGGAGGGACAGAAACTACGGCTTCCATATTAACCTGGACTGTTGCCTTCCTTCTCCATTACCCTGAGGT TGTTGCAGGTTACATTATTCCCAAAGGCACAACCGTCATTCCAAATATCTTTGCTGCTCATCATGATAAAAGCATCTGGCAGAATCCTGAACAGTTTTGTCCTG agcgATTTCTATCTAATTCAGAAGTGACCTCCACCACACGCTCTCTCCTTGCGTTCAGCATGGGCGCTCGGCTCTGTATTGGGGAATCGTTGGCTCGTATGGAGATATTTTATTTCCTAGCTCACCTTTTAAAGGATTTCTCCTTTTCCCCAGCATCCCCAAACCTTTTGCCAAACCTCCAAGGCATCTTTGGGATCAATCTGAGGTGCCATCCTTTCCTAGTATTGGCCCTGCCTCGAGAGACCCTCATCATACCTCCAGATACCTGTTGA